Genomic window (Thermodesulfobacteriota bacterium):
GGCGATAAGAGAGCTCCCACACGACTGGGTGGAGGCGGCTTTCTCCAAGCTCGGCGGCGGGTGAGCACCCGCGGGCATACGGTCCTATTCACCGACTCTGCTCAACCATACCCGTTCGCCCTGAGCAGGAGCCTGTCCTGAGCGAAGTCGAAGGATCGATGGGTTGTACGGGCGTCACTCCCGCAGGAGTGTGAAGGGAATGGGGCAACATTTGTCCTCGATTTACTCGACATCTAAAGATATGACAAACAACGGGAGTACGGCGATGATTATCAGGATAAAACACACGACGAGATACAAATATACCGAGCAAGTGTTCCTCGACCCGCAGACTATCAGGCTAAGGCCCAAGAGCGACGGCTCGCAGAGGCTAATCAGCTTCGAGATAGACATAGACCCCGTGCCCGACGGCATCACTGACATAGTGGACGTCGCCGGGAACGACAGCACCTGCGTGTGGTTCTCGGGGAAGCACGACCACCTGACGATAACGACGCGCTCCGAGGTCGAGACTCTAAGGACTAATCCGTTCGATTACGTCATCACGGAGCATTCCGTGATGAAGTTACCGGTCTTCTACCCGAAATACTACGTCCCATCGCTCAGGCCCTATTGCATGCGCAACACGGAGCCCGAAGGGCAGGTCGACAAGTTCGTCGCGGACGTGATAGACGAGTCGGGAGTAGAGACACTGCCGTTCCTCACCGCGCTCAATAACCGCATATACGAGAACTTCGAGCAGCTGGTCAGGCACGAAGGGCCTCCTTACCCGGCAGAGATAACGCTCGGCACGGGGAGGGGGGCGTGCAGGGACCTCACGGTCCTCTTTATGGAGGCGTGCAGGGCCGTGGGTATAGCGGCGCGTTTCGTGAGCGGGTACAGGGAGAACGAGATGATGGGCGACGAGAGGCAGCTCCACGCGTGGGCCGAGGTGTACCTGCCGGGCGGAGGCTGGAGGGGATACGACCCCTCGGAAGGGCTCGCTACGGCCGACCAGCACGTAACGGTGTCCGCCGGAGTGATACCCGAAGAGGCGGCTCCTCTCACGGGCACGTATAGAGGAAGCGGCGCGAGGTCGATAATCGACTTCGATATAGAAATAGAGTCGCAAAGCAGTTGAGTTAGACGGGGACAGGCGTTAGAATTCTGAGGGGGGGGCGGAATGGAGCCGGTTTTCCCCGCTTTAAAACTTTCCCCGAAAGGAGCGGAAGACGATGCCTGGACTCAAAGACCTGAGAAAAGTATTCCTAGTCATAATCTTGATCTTATCTCTTGCTGTCCCGTTTGCGTTTGCGGATGATGACGACAGCGACGTCGAGAAATTCCCTCTCGCTCCGAACGACCCCGACATATCGGACGTCTGCACGCTCTCCGACTGCAATCCCGCAAAGCCCTGCGCCGATCCGGACGAGAACTGCTACACGCTCAACGGCGTCTTTTACTGCTGCACCATGGCCCCCGACCCGGGGATGGAAGCCGTGGGGGATTGATTATTCTCTTCTGACTTTATATCCGTGGCATTAGACATACCATTTCCCCCCTTTAGCAAAGGGGGGTTCGGGGGGATTTATAATTCTGTCCTTCGACAAGCTTAGGACGATCGGGGGTTGTTGGATGAGTAAGTGAAAGGTATCACCCCCATCCATACCTTTATTTGGGTCAGGCAACGACGAGTAGGGATTGAGCAACTCCCCCGACTTTGTTGCGGTAGTGACCGATTGCTCTTGTCCATCACAATCGTCCCTCAAGGGGCAAGGAGTTATTAATAAGGACGAACAGGACGATGTTCACTCAGCGTTGCTCTCCTTCATCATCTCCGCGCGGACCTCGTCGACGAGCCCTTCGGGGAGCGAGCGGAGGGCGATGAAGACGAGCGCGGGGAGGATGATTATGTCGTCCAGGTATCCGAGCACCGGGATGAAATCGGGGATGATGTCCACGGGCGAGAGAGCGTAGGCGACGGCCGCGCCGAGGCATATGCGCGCTAACCTCGGGCAGCGGGGGTGGGTTATCACCCGCCTGTAGACGTTCACTTCGTGCTTGATGCGTGACGCGAGGGACTGTTTCTTCACTCTGGAAAAGTATATTGGATATCGCGGGGAAGGGAATTGTTTCTTTTCCTGTCATCCTGAACCCTGTCCCGGACATGTTCCGGGATCTATTCAGGATCTCATCTTTTTCATGAGATTGCCGCGCGGAGTTTATCCTGAGCGTAATTGAAGGACTCGCAATGACAGGATCATAATTTACACCCCCACCCGATCCCTCCCCCTCTGTGAGGGGGAGGGAAGTATTAAAGATTCAGCATGAACGGGATATGCAAATGTTGCCGGTCGTGCAAAAGATTCTCGGCAGAATCATAAAACACACTACGTGTGTGCGCTAGTGTTTGGTGATGTCGCCTGTGCCGGCGGAGGGCTCGGCGAAGCCCCCTGTGCGGACGATTTCCACCTCTCCGCTATCCTGCTCGCGGAGCTCGTATCCGCCCTCGAAAAAGCGCCCGGCGAACTCCCTTATCTCCTCCTCCGAACACTCTATGGAGATCTTCGTTACGGCCTCATTTTCCAATATTGCCAATGGCTTAAGCGTAAACGGGTTGGCCTTCCCCGGGAAGAACTTCGAGATGTACGAGCTCAGCTTGGTCGAGTACTCGATGAGCTCGCCGCGGGGTATGGAAAGCACGAAATAATATTTTTTTTCGGCCATGCAAATTGTCCCTTCCATATTCATTATACACGGTATAATAATAACCTGTCCGATATGACTTCCCGTGAAAAGATAGCGAGAATTTGGGCGAGGGAACAGGAGAAATGGGGCCTCGAAGACTGGAGGCTGGTGTTCTCGAACCAGAGGCGGCACTTGGGCTACTGCAAGCCCCGGAGGAGGATAATATCGCTCTCTCTCGCGTTCATGAACGTGAATCCTTACCCCGTGATGAAGGACACGCTCCTTCACGAGATCGCGCACGCGATACACTACATCGAGACCGGGAAGACCAACCACGACAACGGGTGGAGGGAGGTCGCGAGGAGGGTAGGGTGCAGGCCAGAGAGGTGCGCGCCCGTCGACGGTCTCGTCATGCCGAGGGGGAAGTACGTGGGCGTGTGTCCCGTATGCAGGAAGGCCGTGCATTTTTACAGGAAGGTGAGGAGGAGTTATTCCTGTAACGACTGCACGAACGGCTACGATTCCAAGTACAAGCTCAGGATGATGACCACAGATAAGTACGAGATGAACGGAGGCAGGCTCCGCACGCCGATCGTCTACAAGAAAGCCCGCTCGAAGTGATCGGCACGGAAGGTGTTAGTAGGGGCGAATACGAAAATCCTCCCTAACCCTCCTTTTCCAAAGGAGGGAATTAAGACTTAGAAGCGATAGCAATTTCCCCCTTAGAAAAAGGGGGAGGGGATATTATCGGAGCAATCTCGCTTTATTGTCATGCTGAACTTGTTTCAGCATCTAAACTTTTTCATGAGATTGCCACGTTGCGCTAACTTCGTTAGCTCCGCTCGCAAAGACAAGAGAAGAATGCACCTTTCTTGGCTGTTAGTCCGGTCGGTCGACATCCTCAAGTCCGCCAGTTTAGCAGCTCGATGATATTCCCCTCGGGGTCGGTCATGTAGACGAACGTGACCGTGCCGAGGCCGTCTATTTCCTTCTCCGAGATTTCGCCCAGCCTGCCGCCGCTGTTCTTGAGAACGAGCTTGTGAATCCTCGCGAGCTCCTCCGGGGTTTCGACTTCGAAAGCGACGTGCCTTAATCCGGGAGTATTCGCCGCGGGGGTGGCGCTCGCTCCGGCTTTCCCCGTGTATTCTATTATTTCGAGGAGCGCGCTGCCCGGCTCATCGTCCGGTAATTTCAGATGCACCCGCTTTATCCCCGCGCCGGGTACTCCCGTGCCTTTATCAAGCCATTTGCCTGAGAATTCCCTCTCGGGCTTGGTCTCAACGAACCCGAGCGCCTTCTCGTAGAACTCCCTCAGCTTCGAGAGGTCCTTGGCGGTGATGCTTACGTGCGCGAGGCGTATTCTCATATACCGGATAGTAAGGATATATGAAGGGGCGGAGGAGGCAAGGGGAAGGCCCGGGCTCCCATTTCCGGGCTGTCTTGAAATGCCGGGCGTAAGTCCTTAGAATTATTGGACGCGGATGTATGAAAAGCTGAAGTACAGGATCCACGACGTGATGGAGCCCGACGACACGAGCCCGCTCGCCGAGCAGGTGTTCGTGCTCTTCATCATGGGTCTCATCGTGCTCAATGTCCTTGCCGTGATATTCGAGACCATGGACAGCGTCTCCGCCAGGTGGGGCGGGTTCTTCCGCGTATTCAACATCATCTCGGTCGTGATATTCACCGTGGAGTATATCCTCAGGCTCTGGACGTGCACGGTCGACGAGAGATACAGCCATCCCGTCACGGGCAGGATAAGATACGTGTTCTCGACGTTCGCTCTCATAGACCTCGTCGCGATACTCCCGTTCTATCTCCCGTTCATCACGCACCTCGACCTCCGGTTCCTCCGCGTGCTCAGGCTGCTGACGCTCTTGAAAATGACCCGGTACGCGGACGAGTTCAAGCTCTTCGGGAACGTGCTCGGCGCGAAGAAGAGAGAGATAATCGTCTCTGCGATACTCGTCCTCATGCTCATCATACTCGCGTCGAGCCTCATGTACTACATCGAGCACGACCAGCAGCCGGAGGCGTTCTCGAGCATCCCGGCAGCGATGTGGTGGGCCGTCGTGACTCTGAGCACGGTCGGATACGGGGACGTGCTCCCGCTCTCGCCGCTGGGGAAGTTCGTCGCCGCGTGCGTGTCCATACTCGGAATCGCGCTCTTCGCGATACCGGCGGGTATTATCGCGTCCGGGTTCGTCGAGGAGATGCGGAGGAGGGGTGCTCAGGTCAAAGTGTGCCCGCATTGCGGGAAGAGGATTGAGTAGGGTGGGTTACGTTTGGCGGGTTCCGCGTATAACTCGAGCGAAGTCTGCAGCGAGATGACATCTCCATAGTAGGAGCGGCTTCCACCCGCGATGGAATGAAACCACAAAGGCGAGATTCCCGATCGGCGCCTGCCCTGAACCATGTCCCGTACTTGATACGGGATCTATTCAGGGTCGGGAATGATAAAATCATTTTCCCCCTTAGAAAAAGGGGGATTTAGGGGGATTAAGTCTTTCAAGTTAAATTGGACAAGATAAAGAAAAGGAAAAATAAATATAAATCCTCCCTACCTATTTGGTCTTAATAAACATCCAGCCGGGATTTGAATCGCTTAAGCGCCTTTGTTGTAATAGCGTCCGAATGCTCACTCGTTCGCATCCGTTCTTTGCCAAAGGAGGGAATATAATGATAAATATAATGATAGAGGATGAGATTGCCGCGTCACTTCCGGCTTCGCCATCCTCCTCCGCCAAGGCTTCGGAGGACAAGAGGCTACGCCGGACGAGTCGCTCCTCACAACGACAGGTTTTATTATCGCGGCTGGAAGCCGCTCCTACAAAAGGTATCACCCCCATCCTCACCTTAATTTGGTTTAGGCAGCATTGAGGCTGAAGTCGATTGGACACATCGGCTTCGTTGTAGGTCCGACCGGTTCTTACGCACGCTAAGAACCGTCCCTCAATGGGGAAGGAATTATTGTGTGGTATTCTTCTTACCTCAACTCGCTTCTGTACGTCTCCTTCGCCATCAGCACCGCAATCAGCGAGATCGCCGAAGAGGCGGCCAGGTATATCCCGGGCGCGGTGACGTCTCCTGTCCTGTCGATGAGGTAGGACGCGATGAGAGGCGCCGAGCCGCCGAATACCGAGAACCCGATGACGTTCCCCATCGATATACCGCTCATCCTCACCCGCGTCGGGAAGCTCTCGACCATGTAGGCCGCGAACGCCCCCGCGAAGAGCACGTTCATGAGCCCTGCTCCGAACTGGACTATAATCTTGAGCGGGAGGTCGTCCCCGGCGAACACCCTGAACAGCAGGTAGCCCATGACGACCTCGCCCGCGCACCCGATGACGAGTGCGGGCTTCCTCCCGGCCCTGTCCGAGAAGTATCCGCTCAGCGGCACTAGCATCGTGCAGAGCGCCAGGTTGAGCGTGTTTATGTTGAGTATCTGCGAGAGAGTCATGCCCCCGTATCTGGTCGCGTACGTCGGGAGATAGACGAAGATGAGGTAGAAGCTCACGGCGAACATTATCGTCGCGGCGAGGATTATGAGCACCGGCTTCCAGTGCCCGGTGAGGGACTCTCTCACCGGGGAATCGGACGTCTTTCCCGACTTCTTGAGGTCGAGGAACATACCCGACTCCTCGACGGTTTTTCTAAGGAAATATGCCGCGACGCCGGATACAGTCCCGAGGAGGAACGGTATCCTCCATCCCCACGAGAGGAGCTCCTCTCGCGTGAGCGCGCTCGAGACGAGTCCGCATACGAGCGAGGCGAGGAGTATCCCCGCCGTCGTGCTGAAGAGGGACATGCTCCCGTAAAGGCCGCGGAGGTTGGGCGGGGCCAGCTCCGCAAGGAGGGATAATGTCGCAGACCTCTCCCCGCCGACCGAGAGCGCCTGGGCGATTCTCAGAATAATGAGGAGCACCGTCGCCGCGATGCCTATTCCCGCATAAGCGGGGAGGACGCCTATAAGCACGGTCGGGAACGTCATCAGTATCACTGTGAATATGAACGCGTTCTTCCTGCCAAACCTGTCGCCGAGGCTCGATATGACGACCGAGCCCAGCGGGCGGAACAGGAAGGAGAGCGCGAAGACCATGAACGTCGAGAGGAGGGCGGTCGTCTCGTCGGTGAACGGGAAGAAGAGCTCGGAGAGCACGACCGCGTAGAAGCCGAAGATCGAGAAGTCATACCATTCGAGGATAATGGCGAGGGAGCTCGCGACGACTGTTTTTTTGTGGGGCAGGAGCTGGGCAGTTTGCGCGGGCTTTTCGACGGGGGGCATTTTGAGGGGATTATAGTATTTTCGGGATTTTATTGCAATCGGGGGGGAGGAGGCTCCCCTCTCATTACAACCGTATCAAAGGCGCCGTCGAGGTTTATATGGCTCACGGTTTAAACCGTTTCTTCTTTAAGCAGTTTTTCAATTGTCCTCATCGGCAGAAACATCCGGTTAGCATGACCGGGCAGTTCCATGAAGCCGTAGCTCGCGTAAAACTCCACAGCGCCTTCGTAGGCATCGACTATAAGGCAGAATACCGCGATCTCACTATCGAGGCAGCGCCTCATGGCGTCCATAAGCAGGTGTTCGCCTAACCTCCGGCCCTTGTACTTCGTATCCACTGCCAACCTTCCCAGCAGTGCCGCGGGAATATCGGGATAGCGCGGGAGATGCCTCCTTGTCTCCTCCGGGAGGTCATTGAGAAGGACGCTGTTCATAGACAGAGTGTAAAACCCCGCGATCGAGCCGCTGTCACGATCGACCAGAACGAATGTCGCGGCGACGTTCTTTTTCTGGTCCTGACTTGCCTGCTGCCGGATATACCTGTCGAGCGCATCGTCGCCGCAGGAAAAATCCTCGCGCCTGTGCGATTTCTTCAGGCGTTCGATGGTGAAATTAAATACCGGCTGTTTTTTCACTTGCCTGCTGTTCGGTCTTTATAAAGGCGCGCCGCTCTTTTCAGTTTTTTATTCGGCGCAGGCGGGTTTAAAAGCGTCCTGACGAAGGTCTCACTATCGGCATTAGATAACTTGATCAAGGTTTCTTCCTCATGCTTTCTGATGACGTTCTCTGCGGCCTTTTTCAGCGAATCCTGCATGAAATCGGTAACTGTACG
Coding sequences:
- a CDS encoding transglutaminase family protein yields the protein MIIRIKHTTRYKYTEQVFLDPQTIRLRPKSDGSQRLISFEIDIDPVPDGITDIVDVAGNDSTCVWFSGKHDHLTITTRSEVETLRTNPFDYVITEHSVMKLPVFYPKYYVPSLRPYCMRNTEPEGQVDKFVADVIDESGVETLPFLTALNNRIYENFEQLVRHEGPPYPAEITLGTGRGACRDLTVLFMEACRAVGIAARFVSGYRENEMMGDERQLHAWAEVYLPGGGWRGYDPSEGLATADQHVTVSAGVIPEEAAPLTGTYRGSGARSIIDFDIEIESQSS
- a CDS encoding YkvA family protein, giving the protein MKKQSLASRIKHEVNVYRRVITHPRCPRLARICLGAAVAYALSPVDIIPDFIPVLGYLDDIIILPALVFIALRSLPEGLVDEVRAEMMKESNAE
- a CDS encoding SprT-like domain-containing protein, whose translation is MTSREKIARIWAREQEKWGLEDWRLVFSNQRRHLGYCKPRRRIISLSLAFMNVNPYPVMKDTLLHEIAHAIHYIETGKTNHDNGWREVARRVGCRPERCAPVDGLVMPRGKYVGVCPVCRKAVHFYRKVRRSYSCNDCTNGYDSKYKLRMMTTDKYEMNGGRLRTPIVYKKARSK
- a CDS encoding VOC family protein, with product MRIRLAHVSITAKDLSKLREFYEKALGFVETKPEREFSGKWLDKGTGVPGAGIKRVHLKLPDDEPGSALLEIIEYTGKAGASATPAANTPGLRHVAFEVETPEELARIHKLVLKNSGGRLGEISEKEIDGLGTVTFVYMTDPEGNIIELLNWRT
- a CDS encoding ion transporter, with amino-acid sequence MYEKLKYRIHDVMEPDDTSPLAEQVFVLFIMGLIVLNVLAVIFETMDSVSARWGGFFRVFNIISVVIFTVEYILRLWTCTVDERYSHPVTGRIRYVFSTFALIDLVAILPFYLPFITHLDLRFLRVLRLLTLLKMTRYADEFKLFGNVLGAKKREIIVSAILVLMLIILASSLMYYIEHDQQPEAFSSIPAAMWWAVVTLSTVGYGDVLPLSPLGKFVAACVSILGIALFAIPAGIIASGFVEEMRRRGAQVKVCPHCGKRIE
- a CDS encoding MFS transporter, whose amino-acid sequence is MPPVEKPAQTAQLLPHKKTVVASSLAIILEWYDFSIFGFYAVVLSELFFPFTDETTALLSTFMVFALSFLFRPLGSVVISSLGDRFGRKNAFIFTVILMTFPTVLIGVLPAYAGIGIAATVLLIILRIAQALSVGGERSATLSLLAELAPPNLRGLYGSMSLFSTTAGILLASLVCGLVSSALTREELLSWGWRIPFLLGTVSGVAAYFLRKTVEESGMFLDLKKSGKTSDSPVRESLTGHWKPVLIILAATIMFAVSFYLIFVYLPTYATRYGGMTLSQILNINTLNLALCTMLVPLSGYFSDRAGRKPALVIGCAGEVVMGYLLFRVFAGDDLPLKIIVQFGAGLMNVLFAGAFAAYMVESFPTRVRMSGISMGNVIGFSVFGGSAPLIASYLIDRTGDVTAPGIYLAASSAISLIAVLMAKETYRSELR
- a CDS encoding GNAT family N-acetyltransferase, producing the protein MKKQPVFNFTIERLKKSHRREDFSCGDDALDRYIRQQASQDQKKNVAATFVLVDRDSGSIAGFYTLSMNSVLLNDLPEETRRHLPRYPDIPAALLGRLAVDTKYKGRRLGEHLLMDAMRRCLDSEIAVFCLIVDAYEGAVEFYASYGFMELPGHANRMFLPMRTIEKLLKEETV
- a CDS encoding DUF1778 domain-containing protein, with translation MRTVNNQNEKPTKKERLEARTTSRVKRLIQRAAELEGRTVTDFMQDSLKKAAENVIRKHEEETLIKLSNADSETFVRTLLNPPAPNKKLKRAARLYKDRTAGK